The genomic DNA GTCCTTCTCCACGACCACCTGGCCGCGCGACAAGACCACATCGGGCATACCCTTCACCCGGATGCCTTCGAACATGGAGTAATCCACGCGCATGTGATGGGTCTTGGCGCTGATGGTGTGCTCCCGGTTGGGATCGAAGAGCACCAGGTCGGCATCGCTGCCCACAGCCACCGTTCCCTTGCGCGGGTAAAGGCCGAACAGCTTGGCCGGGGTAGTGGCGACCAGTTCCACGAACCGGTTGACGCTGAAGCGCCCTTGCGCCACGCCTCCGGAATAGATCAGGCTCATGCGGTGCTCAATGCCGGGTCCGCCGTTTGGGATCTTGGTGAAATCGCCGCGCCCCAGTTCCTTCTGCTCCTTGAAGCAGAACGGACAATGATCGGTGGAGACCACCTGCAGGTGGTCCTGCTTCAAGCCGATCCACAGCTTCTCCTGGTGCCATTTCTCGCGCAGGGGCGGGGTGAAGACATACTTGGCGCCCTCAAAGTCAGGCACGTCGAAGTTCTCGATGGAGAGATACAGGTACTGCGGACAGGTTTCCGCATAAACCGGCAAACCGCGATCGCGGGCTTCGCGCACCTTTTCCAGCGCGTCATTGCAACTGAGGTGAACGATGTAGACGGGAGAGCCGGCCATCTCCGCCAGAGCGATGGCGCGCGCCGTAGCCTCCGCTTCGGCTGTCGTCGGACGAGTAAGCGCATGGTACTTGGGCGCGGTCTTGCCCTCGGCCAGAGCCTGACGGACGATGACGTCGATGGCGCCGCCGTTCTCTGCGTGCATGCACACGAGGGCCCCGTGGCGCCCGGCCATGCGCATGGCCCGAAAGATGGTGGCGTCGTCCAACATGAACACTCCGGGATAGGCCATGAACAGCTTGAAGCTAGTCACCCCGTCGCGCACCAAGGCGCTCATCTCTTCCAACCGGGCGTCGGGCAAATCCGTGACAATGCAATGGAAGGCATAGTCGCAGACAGCCTTGGACTCCGCCTTGGTCATCCAAGCGTCGAACGCCGTGCGCAGGCTCTGCCCTTTGTACTGGATGGCGAAATCAATCAGCGTGGTGGTGCCGCCAAAGGCGGCGGCTCGGGTGCCGGTCTCGAAGTCGTCTGCGCTGGTCGTGCCCCCGAACGGCATGTCCAGATGGGTGTGCACGTCGATGCCGCCGGGAAAAACGTACTTGCCGGAGGCATCCAGCACGCGACCGGCATTCTCGCGCGCCAAGTCACGTCCCAGAGCTACGATCTTGCCTCCTGCGATGGCGACATCCGCCCGGCAGGTGTCCGTGGCCGTGACCACGGTCCCGTTCACGATGAGAGTCTCGAAACTCATGTGCGCATTCTACCCGGCCAGCTCCCGTCGTGGCTCCCGCGAACTGCGGTCAGTCTTTCAGACCGCCGGGGGACTGGCTGCACCATGGGACGACGGGACAAAGTGCGGCAGTATCTCGCGCTGGTAGTCCCGGAGCGTCTGCTCCTCCTCGCCGCACATCAGGTAGATGTTGAACTGGGTGACCCCGACCCGGGCAAGCTCCTGGAGTTTGCTGCGATGAACGTCCGCGGGGCCGACGATGCAGAAGCGGTCCACCACTTCGTCCGAGACAAAAGCAGCGTTGTCACTGCCCACTTCGCAATGGTGCTGATAGTTGTAATCACCACGAGGGCGAACGTAGGAGGTCAGCGCCGGCGGAAGCTCCTCCGGCTTGTAGCGTGCCACGAGATCGACCACGTGGTTGGATACGAGCGCAGGAAACCAACGCACCCGCTGGCGGGCGGTAGCCAGGTCCGCGCTCATCCACACCGGGGCCGCGGCCATCACCTCCAGGCGGGCGGGGTCACGCCCGGCTTCGTGTGCCCCTTCGCGGACGAACCCGAGACACCAGTCAATCAGATCGGGATCGGCGAACTGGAGAATCACGCCGTCGGCAATCCGCCCGGCGGCGCGCAGCACCTTGGGCCCGTACCCTGCGATCCAGACACGCGGCGCGCCCGTGGCCCACGGCATCCGCGTAGGTTGTCCTTCGTACGTCACCTCGCGGCCCGCTGTCAGCTCGCGGACGATGGCGACCGTCTCTTCCAGGCGTTCGATCGTGGTGGGCTTCTTGCCCAGGACGCGACGTGAGCTGTCACCACGCCCGATGCCCAGTTCCATGCGGCCTTCGGAGATCACGTTGAGCGTGGCCAGCAGGCTGGCGGTTACGGTCGGATCGCGCACGGCAGGATTGGTCACGCAGGTCCCGAGGTGCATCTGCCGCGTGTTCAACGCCATCAGCGTGAGCAGCGGGTACGGATCCTTCCAAAGCACGTGGGAATCGAAAATCCAGCCGTAGCGAAAACCCGCCGTCTCGGCCTGGTGAGAAAGCGCAACCAGACGCTCCACGGACAGGTCGGGTTTTAAGGTGATTCCGAAATCCACGCTCTACACCCCCGATATCCGACGTGCGATGAGCCAGTCACGACGGCCGGCAAATCATATGTCTGCCTGCCAGTACTTTCAAGGTTTCCCCGGCTTCGTGTCCGTGCGCATAAGGGTGTAGTAGACGATGAACGCGAGCGCGAAGCCAACAAACCAGGAGTAGTCGTAAAGGAAGCGCAACGGTGGGACGGCCAGGCCCACGAGCGCCAGCCCCGCTCCGGCCACGAGGGCGCCCACGGCCCGCCAATGGAAGCCCCGGGAGTACTCGTAAGCGCCTCCGCGCCGATAAAGATCGTCCACAGAGAGCCGGCAGCGGCGCAGCAGGAAATAGTCGCAGATCATGATGCCCGCCACCGGGCCCAGGAAGGCTGC from Terriglobales bacterium includes the following:
- the hydA gene encoding dihydropyrimidinase yields the protein MSFETLIVNGTVVTATDTCRADVAIAGGKIVALGRDLARENAGRVLDASGKYVFPGGIDVHTHLDMPFGGTTSADDFETGTRAAAFGGTTTLIDFAIQYKGQSLRTAFDAWMTKAESKAVCDYAFHCIVTDLPDARLEEMSALVRDGVTSFKLFMAYPGVFMLDDATIFRAMRMAGRHGALVCMHAENGGAIDVIVRQALAEGKTAPKYHALTRPTTAEAEATARAIALAEMAGSPVYIVHLSCNDALEKVREARDRGLPVYAETCPQYLYLSIENFDVPDFEGAKYVFTPPLREKWHQEKLWIGLKQDHLQVVSTDHCPFCFKEQKELGRGDFTKIPNGGPGIEHRMSLIYSGGVAQGRFSVNRFVELVATTPAKLFGLYPRKGTVAVGSDADLVLFDPNREHTISAKTHHMRVDYSMFEGIRVKGMPDVVLSRGQVVVEKDKFLGRPGAGEFLRRGLYAGV
- a CDS encoding TIGR03842 family LLM class F420-dependent oxidoreductase, which gives rise to MDFGITLKPDLSVERLVALSHQAETAGFRYGWIFDSHVLWKDPYPLLTLMALNTRQMHLGTCVTNPAVRDPTVTASLLATLNVISEGRMELGIGRGDSSRRVLGKKPTTIERLEETVAIVRELTAGREVTYEGQPTRMPWATGAPRVWIAGYGPKVLRAAGRIADGVILQFADPDLIDWCLGFVREGAHEAGRDPARLEVMAAAPVWMSADLATARQRVRWFPALVSNHVVDLVARYKPEELPPALTSYVRPRGDYNYQHHCEVGSDNAAFVSDEVVDRFCIVGPADVHRSKLQELARVGVTQFNIYLMCGEEEQTLRDYQREILPHFVPSSHGAASPPAV